The Halotia branconii CENA392 region AAAAAACTCAATTATTAAGAAAAACCAGAGGTCTATATGCTGAAAAAAATTTTAGTTGCATTGGATCGCTCTGAAATGGGACAGCAGGTTTTTGGGCAAGCATTGGCTTTGGCAAAATTAACCCAAGCTAATTTACTGCTGCTGCATGTCCTATCTCCAGAAGAAGAAGGCAGCCCCTATTTACCCATGTTATCCAATGTGGACTACTATCCAGGATTTAGTGGTCGCAGCTTTGAGCTATACCAAAAGCAATGGGATAAGTTTGAGGATGAAAGTTTGAAGATGCTGCAATCTTTTAGCGCCCAAGCAAACACAGCCCAAATTCCCACAGAATTTACTCAAATGCTGGGTAATCCTGGGCGAACAATTTGCAAATTAGCTGCTAACTGGGGTGCTGACTTAATTGTGATAGGTCGCCGGGGTCGGTCTGGTTTAGCAGAATTATTTCTGGGTAGTGTGAGCAACTATGTCATGCACCATGTTTCTTGTTCAGTTTAT contains the following coding sequences:
- a CDS encoding universal stress protein; translation: MLKKILVALDRSEMGQQVFGQALALAKLTQANLLLLHVLSPEEEGSPYLPMLSNVDYYPGFSGRSFELYQKQWDKFEDESLKMLQSFSAQANTAQIPTEFTQMLGNPGRTICKLAANWGADLIVIGRRGRSGLAELFLGSVSNYVMHHVSCSVYIVHYPTSLQNPEKVVETTSVAN